The sequence TTGACGTTGTGTGAATCGTTGGCTATTCATGAGGGCGATCCACCAACGTAACAATACGTTCACAAGAGAAGGACGCTTATGCAACCGCTCTCGCTACAAACCTTTACCCGCGCCGTTGACGATGTGGAGCGCACGCAGTACGAAATCTTGGGCGGCTTGCAGCGCGCTCGTACGGCGTTTTCCGACCGGCGGGTATATCCGCACCTGGGCCGCCTGGTGAAGCTGCACGAGGCCCTCACGACGGTCATGGAGCGCTCCGAGGCGTACCGCACGTCCGCCACGGGCACCATGACGGGCATCGACTGGGAGAATCAGCGGCTGCAGTATGCGTGGCCGGATCTGGACCAGGATCAGATGGCGGTGGTCACGGAGCTGATGCACTGGGCGCTGCCGCACCTGCGCGCGGCCATTGCGGAAGGCACCGACGTGTACGAGTACGTGGAGGACAACCTGGCGCTGGAGACGGTGGGCATTGTGCCGTCGTATGTGCAGGAGGGCTACGTGCTTGTGCGCGACCCCGGGGCCGCGGCGGTGCACGTGCTGCGTTACACGTTGTCGCTCATCACGCGTGAGGGCGAGCGTTACCGCACGCTGCGCACCGAGCATTGCAAAACGATTGCCCAAGGCACCGTGGCCGAGCACCCCAGCAGCATCAAGCTGTCGCTGGTGGATGAGCGCAAGGATCTACCGAATCCGGCGACGTACTTGATTGACACTGAGGAGACGTTTCCGTACGAGGATACCGTGTTGCCGATTGTGAAGCGCAAGCTGATGCGCTACCTGGCGCGCCAAGAGGGGCAAGCGTAGAGGCGATACGGAACGGGTCCATCCTCCCCGCCGGGGGCCGCGCGCGCTCCGGCGGGGACGCCGTGGCCCCTTCCCCGATGACTAAAACAGCCGCCTCCTTCGAAACCGCCCACGTGCGTGCGGCGCGTTGCAGGGGGTTAGATGCGGCACGTCCGGATGTCGGTGATGATGATGCCCTTCGCGCCGATGGCCGTCAGGTCGTCCATGATCTCGTTGACGCGGGCCTCGCGGGCCATTGCCTTCACGGCAACCCAGCCGTCCTTGCTCAGCGGCGACACGGTGGGCGACTCGATGCCGGGCGTAATGTCGCGGGCCGTCGCGAGTTGGTCGCGGGGCAGGTCGTACTCCACCATCACGTAGGCGCGGGCCATCAGAATGCCCTGCACGCGCTCGATGAAGCGCTGGGCCGCCTCGCGCTGTAGGGTCGCGCCGTTCTGTGCCACGAGCACAGCCTCGGTCTCCAAGATAGGATCGCCAATGACGTGCAGGCCGGCCTCGTCGATGGTGCGGCCGGTTTGCACCACGTCGGCAATGGCATCGGCGACGCCCAGGTCGATCGAAATCTCTACCGCGCCGTCCAGGTGCACCACCGTTGCGTCAATATCGCGGGCGTCGAGGTCTTTGCGCACCAGGTTGGCGTACGAGGTGGCGATGCGCGTCTGGCTCGTAAAGTCGTCGGGCGTGATGTCCTGTTCCTTGGGGGCCGCGTAGCAGAAGCGCGCGTTGCCGAAGTTGAGGTCCATTACGCGCTCCACGTTGGCGCCGCTGTCGTGGAGCAGGTCGAGGCCGGTAACGCCCAGGTCGAGCGTGCCGTTGCTCACGTACGTGGCAATGTCGCGGGGGCGCAGGAAGATGAACATGACGTCGTTGTCGGTATCGCGCACCGACAGCTCGCGGCCGCGGCGGCGGCAGCGATACCCGGCGGCCGCGGCAAGTGCAACCGCGCCGTCGGAGAGGGCGCCTTTGTTGGGCAGGGCGATCTTGAGCATAGCAGAAAGCAGTCGTAGGAAAGAGGGCGTCGCGGAGGGCGTGGGGCGCTACAGGTGTTCGTACACGTCGTCGAGGTCAAGATCGCACGCCAGCATCATCACCTGTATGTGGTACAAGAGCTGCGAGATTTCTTCGGCAGTGCGGGTTTTGCCTTCATGCTCGGCGGCCATCCACACCTCGCCGGCTTCTTCCAGCAGCTTCTTGCCAATCGCATGCGGACCGTCGTGTACGGCCTGTACGGTGCCCGAGGTTGGATCTTGGCGGGCCACCTTGGCTTGCAGTTCGGCAAACAATTCCTCGAAGCGCTTCATAGCAACGTGAACGGTTGGGCAGGGCGATAAACAGCTACAGGATAGCGCATAGCGGGGGCGAGCGGAACCCGGCGGGGCGGCTTTTGGGCAGAATTCGCAGAGGGACGCTCACGTGGAGGCGCGGGCGCCGTCGCGCAGGCGGATGAGCCGCTGGGCGTAAGCGGTTATGGATGCCGGGTGGTGCGTGACGACCACGACGGTACGGCCTTGCGTGCGGTGCAAGTCGGCCAGGAGGTCAATGATCTGCGCCCCGGTGTCGGCGTCGAGGTTGCCGGTGGGCTCATCGGCAAGCAATAGCGGGGGATCGCCCACCAGCGCCCGCGCCACAGCCACGCGTTGCTGCTCGCCGCCGGAGAGCTCCACGGGCCGATGGCCGGTGCGGTCGGCCAGGTCCACCTGCGCGAGGCACGCGGCCGCCCGACGGGCGCGCTCTGCAGGCGGCACGCCGGCGAGGATGAGCGGCAGGGCCACGTTTTGCAGCGCCGTCATCGTCGGGATCAGGTGAAACTGCTGAAAGACGACGCCCACCATGGTCCGGCGAAAGCGCGACTGCTCGCGGGCCGACAGCGCGCCCAGCGTCCACTCGCCCACCCGCAGCGTGCCCTGCGTGGGCGCATCGAGGGCCGCGAGCAGATGCAGCAACGTCGACTTCCCCGAGCCGCTGGGGCCCACCACGCCGGTAAAGCTGCCGCGGGGGAGCGTCAGGCTCACGTCGCGCAAGGCGTGCACCGGCGCAGCGCCCATCCGGTAGGTCTTCGAGACGTGATCGACGACAACCAGCGGGGCGTCGGCAGACGAAGCGTCGGGCATGGCACGGGCGTTGATGAAACAAACGTGCGGCCTTGAACCGCCGCCGTGGGTCTCGGTTCGTAAACAAAAGTCAAAGTCCACCACCGCGCATGCCTATCCTTACCGCCACCGGCGTGGGGCACCGCTTCGGCGCCTTGCTGCTCTTTCGCGACCTTTCGTTTACGCTGGCCGCGGGTCAGACGCTGGCCATCACGGGGGCCAATGGATCCGGCAAATCGACGCTGATTCGCATCCTGGCCGGTGTGCTTACGCCCCGCGCGGGCCGCGTGGTGCTGCATCGGGAGGGGCGCGTGGTCGAGCGGGCCCGCCACCCGCAGCATGTGGGCCTCGTGGCGCCGTACCTAAACGTGTACGACGGCCTCACGGCCCGCGAGAACCTGGCGTTCTTAGCCGCCGCCCGCGGCCTCTCGGAGCCCCAACAGCGCATCGACGCGGCGCTGCATACGGTGGGGCTCGCCGGGCGCGCCGACGCGCAAGTGGCCACCTACTCGTCGGGGATGAAGCAGCGCGTCAAATACGCAGCGGCCCTGCTCCCTAAGCCGCTGGTGCTGCTGCTCGACGAGCCGTCGGCAAATTTCGACGCCGCCGGGCGCGCGCTGGTGGAGCAGGTCACGGCCGCGCAGCATGCACGGGGCGGCGCGCTGGTGGTGGCCACCAACCGGCCCGAAGAAGCCGCCACCGCCCATCGCGTGCTCCGCATTGAAGATCATCGCTAACGGCGCGAACCGCTTCCAAGGCCCGTCGTATTAACGGCGTTAACCAAGCGTTCATTGAACCTGCGGGCTCCTTATGATCTTCCTGACCGGCTTTCCGGGCTTTTTAGGCACACGCCTGGTGCAGGCGTTGGCCCAGCGCACCCCCGACGCCCACTTTCAGCTCCTGGTGCAGCCCAAGTTCGAAACCAAAGCGCGCCTCGTGCTGCAAGACCTGGGCCTGTGGGACCGTGCAACGCTCCTGCCGGGCGACATCACGCAGCCGGATCTGGGGCTGGGCGATCGCTACGACGCGGTGGCAGAATCCATCACCGAGGCGTATCACCTGGCGGCGGTCTACGACCTGTCCATCCCGCGCGAGGTGGGCTGGCGCATCAACGTGGAGGGCACGCGCCACGTGCTCGACCTGCTGGACGATGCGCCGCAGCTTTCGGTGTTCGGGTACGTGAGCACGGCGTACGTGTCGGGCCGGCGCACCGGCGTTATCCGCGAGGAGGAGCTGACGCACCACGCCGGGTTCAAGAATTTCTACGAGGAGACCAAGTACCACGCCGAGGTGCTGGTGCAGGAGCGCTTCGATACGCTGCCCACCGTAGTTTTTCGGCCGGGCATCGTGGTGGGCGATTCGAAAACGGGCGCGACCGATAAGTTTGACGGTCCGTACTTCATCCTGAGCGCGCTGCAGAAGCTGCCGCGCTACACGCTCATGACGCGCATCGGTACGGGGCAGGAAACGGTGAACCTGGTGCCGGTGGATTTTGTCATCGACGCGATGCTTGCGCTCTCGACAGCGGAGCACGCGGGCACCGTGTTTCATCTCACGGATCCGCAGCCGCTAACCACGCAGCAGATCATGAAGACGTTTACGACACTGCTGAACATGAAGGTGGCGTACGTGGGTGTGCCGCCGGCGGTGGCCCGTGGCCTCATGAACACCGGGCCGGGCCGGGCGCTGGGCATTGCGCCCGAGCTCATCGACTATTTCGATCATGCAGCAACATACGACAGCCAGCACACCCAATCGGCACTCGCGGGCACCGGCATTCGCTGCCCGTCGCTGCGCGACTACGCGCCGGCCATGGTGCGCTTCATGCAGGCGCATGGCGGGCAACGCGCGGAAGCGATGTACTAACTCGAATCCGGATGCGCCCTGCCCATCTGATGCGGGAATTTCTTTTCCCTGCATGATGATAACGTAGCGTTTTCGTGTTTCGGGGGGCGCCCCATGCGCTCCGGGGTAATGTTCATTTTTGACTTGACCCAAAATCAGAACAGCTTCTTCATCGCACGCCCCTCCGCGTCCGAGGCGCCGTCCGCTTCGTGGCCGACCAACGGAGCGTCACGCTGGAACGTTGTTGCGGTCGCATCCGAGCGTCTCTTCGGCCTTTAAGGGTCGGGCATCGTCCCACCCGTGTCGGTGACTACAGCGCGACGGCACACATCCATCCCGCAAGAGCCGCGCGGAGCGTCCAGGCGAGGGTGCGTATCCAGTTGCTGCGCACGAGGGCCCGGTGGGTGGCGGCATCGAAGCCGTCGGTGAGGCGTGCGTGCTGCGGCACATGCACGAGGCCCGTCATGCCCCAGATGAGCACGAGCAACCCCGCGCCGCTCCATGGCATTGCAGGGGGCACGGCAGCAGGCGCGTACGCCAGCAACGCGAGGCCCGTGCCTAGCTCCAGCGTCATGGCCGGGCCCACAATCCACGTGATGCGGCGCATATGAAACGCCTGAAAGTCGGCCGTGCGGGCCGGGTCTATCCACCGAAAGGCCGGGTAGTGCACCAGCTGCACGACCCAGATGACGCCCGTCATGAGCAGGGTGGCCGCGGCATGCACGAGGAGGAGCGTAAGCGTCATGCGGCATCGTCGGCTTCGGGCGGCCAGCAGTCCAGCGCGCGCCGCACATCCACCAGTTGCCCGAGGTGGTACGCGTTGTGGTCGGCAACGAGCAGGGCTTCGCGCAAGAAGGTTTGCGTTTCGCCGTGCG comes from Salisaeta longa DSM 21114 and encodes:
- the hisG gene encoding ATP phosphoribosyltransferase gives rise to the protein MLKIALPNKGALSDGAVALAAAAGYRCRRRGRELSVRDTDNDVMFIFLRPRDIATYVSNGTLDLGVTGLDLLHDSGANVERVMDLNFGNARFCYAAPKEQDITPDDFTSQTRIATSYANLVRKDLDARDIDATVVHLDGAVEISIDLGVADAIADVVQTGRTIDEAGLHVIGDPILETEAVLVAQNGATLQREAAQRFIERVQGILMARAYVMVEYDLPRDQLATARDITPGIESPTVSPLSKDGWVAVKAMAREARVNEIMDDLTAIGAKGIIITDIRTCRI
- the ccmA gene encoding heme ABC exporter ATP-binding protein CcmA, whose amino-acid sequence is MPILTATGVGHRFGALLLFRDLSFTLAAGQTLAITGANGSGKSTLIRILAGVLTPRAGRVVLHREGRVVERARHPQHVGLVAPYLNVYDGLTARENLAFLAAARGLSEPQQRIDAALHTVGLAGRADAQVATYSSGMKQRVKYAAALLPKPLVLLLDEPSANFDAAGRALVEQVTAAQHARGGALVVATNRPEEAATAHRVLRIEDHR
- a CDS encoding ABC transporter ATP-binding protein; the protein is MPDASSADAPLVVVDHVSKTYRMGAAPVHALRDVSLTLPRGSFTGVVGPSGSGKSTLLHLLAALDAPTQGTLRVGEWTLGALSAREQSRFRRTMVGVVFQQFHLIPTMTALQNVALPLILAGVPPAERARRAAACLAQVDLADRTGHRPVELSGGEQQRVAVARALVGDPPLLLADEPTGNLDADTGAQIIDLLADLHRTQGRTVVVVTHHPASITAYAQRLIRLRDGARAST
- a CDS encoding phosphoribosyl-ATP diphosphatase, yielding MKRFEELFAELQAKVARQDPTSGTVQAVHDGPHAIGKKLLEEAGEVWMAAEHEGKTRTAEEISQLLYHIQVMMLACDLDLDDVYEHL
- a CDS encoding SDR family oxidoreductase, coding for MIFLTGFPGFLGTRLVQALAQRTPDAHFQLLVQPKFETKARLVLQDLGLWDRATLLPGDITQPDLGLGDRYDAVAESITEAYHLAAVYDLSIPREVGWRINVEGTRHVLDLLDDAPQLSVFGYVSTAYVSGRRTGVIREEELTHHAGFKNFYEETKYHAEVLVQERFDTLPTVVFRPGIVVGDSKTGATDKFDGPYFILSALQKLPRYTLMTRIGTGQETVNLVPVDFVIDAMLALSTAEHAGTVFHLTDPQPLTTQQIMKTFTTLLNMKVAYVGVPPAVARGLMNTGPGRALGIAPELIDYFDHAATYDSQHTQSALAGTGIRCPSLRDYAPAMVRFMQAHGGQRAEAMY